Proteins encoded together in one Streptomyces sp. B1I3 window:
- a CDS encoding serine/threonine-protein kinase, translated as MLEPLLHDDPHTTASYRLIARLGSGGMGTVYLARSPGGRTVALKTVHARIAADTTFRTRFRLEADAARVIGGRHGAQVFDADPLAETPWLATEYVLGPPLDEAVARHGPLPETAVRAVGAALCGALGQLHSSDVVHRDLKPSNVMLSAYGPKVIDFGIARALGDDRLTRTGTAAGTPAYMSPEQAGGQEQTPAGDVFALAGVLVFAATGHGPFGGGQAADLIYRVRYADPDLTGVPSSLAPLLTRCLAKDPSARPGTAELARELHDGHGQFVDHLPAELLAVIGRLAAEVWQYRPHRLPAPPERAGTAPEAPTPRRTGMSRRRLLTVAGLSVAGVGAGGWAGMRLFGEGASRAGSTHRLMQTLWTNDTASAQDHTTPFFVADAVVVADVFRLVGLDPATGKGSWFTMPLTLPDQITSDGSAIYCFLRDSKDRLALLTLDEVGGSDRTLVTLPDVKALGSSTTAAALLHASGGTVFFTAGREAGLNGQDWHLLAANTSSGSIRWQTPLTHMHEPSFEGGAWFAKAIGHVLVLGGGFSQLELHAHDSRSGKHLWSKEVSDWKDEIISPVRNGTELAEDGEKMYVGAGLLQAIRVSDGTVLWEFGSFRDFGDATQFATHYGAPAIREGVVYAAELTGAIVALDAARGELLWEAPTPKENPPVLAGPPVVGKTHLYYGGTTGLGAIDLRTRKYVRTQAPRLERFAADPDQRMIIGVGKERVTALHME; from the coding sequence GTGCTCGAACCCCTTCTCCACGACGACCCGCACACCACCGCTTCCTACCGGCTGATCGCCCGGCTCGGCAGCGGTGGCATGGGAACGGTCTACCTGGCGCGCTCCCCCGGCGGCCGCACGGTCGCGCTCAAGACCGTGCACGCGCGCATCGCCGCGGACACCACCTTCCGTACCCGCTTCCGCCTCGAGGCAGATGCTGCCCGTGTCATCGGCGGACGGCACGGTGCCCAGGTGTTCGACGCAGATCCCCTGGCCGAAACACCTTGGCTGGCGACGGAGTACGTCCTCGGTCCGCCTCTCGACGAGGCCGTCGCACGGCACGGTCCGCTGCCCGAGACCGCGGTGCGTGCCGTGGGCGCGGCGCTGTGCGGCGCGCTCGGCCAACTCCACAGCTCGGACGTGGTGCACCGCGACCTGAAGCCGTCCAACGTCATGCTGAGCGCATACGGACCGAAGGTCATCGACTTCGGCATCGCCCGTGCCCTGGGCGACGACCGGCTCACCCGCACAGGGACGGCCGCGGGCACGCCCGCGTACATGTCGCCGGAGCAGGCCGGCGGGCAGGAGCAGACACCGGCCGGCGACGTGTTCGCCCTTGCCGGAGTCCTAGTATTCGCCGCCACGGGCCACGGCCCCTTCGGTGGCGGGCAGGCCGCAGACCTCATCTACCGGGTGCGGTACGCGGACCCCGATCTCACCGGCGTACCCTCATCGCTCGCCCCGCTTCTGACCCGCTGCCTCGCCAAGGATCCGTCCGCGCGCCCGGGGACGGCCGAACTCGCGCGGGAACTGCACGACGGCCACGGCCAGTTCGTGGACCACCTGCCGGCCGAACTGCTCGCGGTGATCGGCCGACTTGCTGCCGAGGTCTGGCAGTACCGGCCCCATCGGCTCCCTGCGCCCCCGGAACGGGCGGGCACGGCGCCCGAAGCGCCCACACCACGTCGCACCGGGATGTCCCGCCGTCGGCTGCTCACCGTTGCCGGGTTGTCCGTGGCGGGGGTGGGGGCGGGCGGCTGGGCCGGGATGAGGCTTTTCGGCGAGGGCGCGTCGAGGGCGGGCAGCACTCACCGCTTGATGCAAACCCTGTGGACCAACGACACAGCCTCAGCTCAAGATCACACGACACCGTTCTTCGTCGCCGACGCAGTCGTGGTCGCAGACGTCTTTCGTCTGGTCGGGTTGGACCCGGCAACCGGCAAGGGCAGTTGGTTCACCATGCCGCTCACACTGCCCGACCAGATCACCTCCGACGGTTCAGCCATTTACTGTTTCCTCCGGGACAGCAAGGACCGCCTGGCCCTTCTTACCCTTGACGAGGTCGGAGGGTCGGACCGCACTCTTGTCACCCTGCCCGACGTCAAGGCCCTGGGATCTTCGACCACCGCGGCAGCGCTCCTCCACGCCTCCGGTGGCACTGTCTTCTTCACGGCCGGACGTGAGGCCGGCCTGAACGGGCAGGACTGGCACCTTTTGGCCGCGAACACGAGCTCGGGAAGCATTCGCTGGCAGACACCGCTCACACACATGCATGAGCCCTCCTTCGAGGGCGGCGCGTGGTTCGCCAAGGCCATCGGGCATGTGCTGGTGCTGGGCGGCGGATTCAGCCAACTCGAGCTGCACGCCCACGACAGTCGCTCGGGCAAGCACCTCTGGTCCAAGGAGGTGTCCGACTGGAAGGACGAAATCATCAGCCCGGTCCGCAACGGGACCGAGCTCGCGGAGGACGGCGAGAAGATGTACGTCGGGGCGGGTCTGCTCCAGGCGATTCGGGTCTCCGACGGCACGGTCCTCTGGGAGTTCGGCAGCTTCCGGGATTTCGGAGACGCAACGCAGTTCGCCACTCACTACGGAGCACCTGCCATCCGGGAGGGAGTCGTGTACGCGGCCGAACTCACCGGGGCCATCGTCGCCCTCGACGCCGCGCGCGGCGAACTGCTGTGGGAGGCCCCCACGCCCAAGGAGAACCCTCCCGTTTTGGCCGGGCCACCCGTCGTCGGCAAGACGCATCTTTACTACGGAGGAACGACCGGGCTGGGAGCGATCGACTTGCGCACCCGGAAGTACGTGAGGACTCAGGCGCCTCGGCTGGAGCGTTTCGCGGCGGATCCTGACCAGCGCATGATCATCGGGGTGGGCAAGGAGCGCGTGACAGCCTTGCACATGGAGTGA
- the mycP gene encoding type VII secretion-associated serine protease mycosin, which translates to MRTNSTTGVAPRTFAPVVLGLMLAVGTSVPAHADSARSEQWHLDVMKADEMWQSSTGKGVTVAVIDTGVDTSNPDLAGRILEGLDLETKMPGDEHVDYKGHGTGMAGLISGTGRALGGNGAFGLAPGVKILPIRMPKAGQAANRAAGDARFNESLTKAIKYAVDHDAKVINVSLGVSTGSDELSGAVKYALDKGALVFAAVGNTGDGSNVVEYPAGTPGVIGVGAVGRDLQKTEESQYGSQVDISAPGEEMIHACGGETGFCESHGTSDASAIASASAALIWSKYPDWTNNQVLRVMLNTAGGPINGDERTDYIGYGIVRPRIALKTPGDPGPADEYPLPDLAAAASPTPSAEPPKAAGGAEESDASDKPAAAAPAADDESGGSSTGLWIGVGVGAAVLVGAAASFAAVRSRRRKAVAVAPPPYAGQQAPSPYPHQQTQSPYPPYGTPGAQDPHSPYADPPSQGGGPTR; encoded by the coding sequence ATGCGGACCAACAGCACCACGGGGGTTGCCCCTCGAACTTTTGCCCCCGTTGTGCTGGGGCTGATGCTTGCAGTTGGCACCTCGGTGCCTGCGCACGCAGACTCTGCCCGTTCCGAGCAGTGGCACCTCGACGTCATGAAGGCCGACGAGATGTGGCAGAGCAGCACTGGCAAGGGCGTCACTGTGGCAGTCATCGACACGGGCGTGGATACGTCGAACCCTGATTTGGCGGGCCGCATTCTTGAGGGCTTGGATCTGGAGACCAAGATGCCAGGCGACGAGCATGTGGACTACAAGGGCCACGGCACCGGCATGGCGGGGCTCATCTCTGGAACAGGGAGGGCCCTCGGCGGAAACGGAGCTTTCGGCTTGGCCCCCGGGGTCAAAATTCTGCCGATCCGTATGCCGAAGGCAGGCCAGGCTGCGAACCGGGCTGCAGGGGACGCACGGTTCAATGAAAGCCTCACGAAGGCAATTAAGTACGCCGTGGACCATGATGCGAAAGTCATCAACGTGTCCTTGGGGGTTTCGACCGGGTCGGACGAGTTGAGCGGTGCGGTCAAATACGCGCTGGACAAGGGCGCGCTCGTTTTTGCTGCTGTCGGTAACACCGGTGACGGATCAAATGTGGTCGAGTACCCGGCAGGTACGCCAGGTGTAATCGGTGTAGGTGCTGTCGGTAGGGACCTTCAGAAGACGGAGGAGTCGCAGTACGGATCGCAAGTTGACATTTCGGCGCCAGGGGAGGAGATGATCCATGCCTGCGGTGGTGAAACCGGTTTCTGTGAGTCGCACGGGACCAGTGACGCCTCGGCCATTGCTTCCGCCTCTGCCGCCCTGATTTGGTCCAAGTACCCCGACTGGACCAACAACCAGGTTCTGCGTGTCATGCTCAACACGGCCGGAGGCCCGATCAATGGCGACGAGCGCACGGACTACATCGGCTACGGAATCGTCCGCCCCCGCATCGCACTGAAGACCCCGGGCGACCCCGGCCCCGCCGACGAATACCCGCTCCCCGACCTCGCCGCAGCTGCGTCGCCGACGCCATCTGCCGAGCCGCCGAAGGCCGCCGGCGGCGCCGAGGAGTCGGATGCGAGTGACAAGCCGGCTGCTGCTGCCCCGGCCGCCGACGACGAGAGCGGCGGTAGCAGCACCGGCCTCTGGATCGGCGTGGGTGTCGGCGCCGCGGTTCTTGTCGGTGCTGCCGCATCATTCGCGGCTGTCCGCTCCCGCCGCCGTAAGGCGGTCGCCGTGGCCCCGCCGCCGTACGCAGGTCAGCAGGCCCCGTCGCCATACCCGCACCAGCAGACTCAGTCTCCCTACCCGCCCTACGGCACGCCAGGTGCTCAGGATCCCCACTCGCCCTATGCCGACCCTCCGAGCCAGGGTGGCGGCCCTACCAGGTGA
- a CDS encoding IclR family transcriptional regulator, with the protein MTAETSQTLDRGLRVLKLLADTDHGLTVTELSNKLGVNRTVVYRLLATLEQHALVRRDLGGRARVGLGVLRLGRQVHPLVREAALPALRSLAEDIGATAHLTLVDGADALAVAVVEPTWTDYHVAYRAGFRHSLDRGAAGRAILTARQKTVTDHPGYTLTHGELEAGACGAAAPLVGVSGVEGSVGVVMLADAVPERVGPRVLDAAREVADALR; encoded by the coding sequence GTGACCGCGGAGACTTCTCAGACGCTCGACCGGGGACTGCGTGTCCTCAAACTGCTCGCCGATACCGATCACGGCCTGACCGTCACCGAGTTGTCGAACAAACTCGGCGTCAACCGCACCGTGGTCTACCGACTGCTCGCCACTCTGGAACAGCACGCCCTCGTCCGGCGTGACCTGGGCGGCCGGGCCAGGGTCGGCCTGGGCGTGCTGCGCCTCGGCCGCCAGGTGCACCCCCTGGTCAGGGAGGCGGCTCTGCCCGCCCTTCGATCGCTGGCCGAGGACATAGGGGCCACCGCGCACCTCACGCTGGTCGATGGGGCCGACGCGCTCGCGGTCGCCGTCGTCGAGCCGACGTGGACCGACTACCACGTGGCCTACCGGGCCGGCTTCCGGCACTCGCTGGACAGGGGGGCCGCGGGCCGGGCCATCCTCACCGCCCGGCAGAAGACGGTCACCGACCACCCGGGCTACACCCTCACCCACGGCGAGCTCGAAGCCGGCGCCTGCGGGGCGGCGGCGCCGCTCGTCGGGGTGTCCGGGGTGGAGGGCAGCGTGGGCGTGGTGATGCTCGCGGACGCCGTACCGGAGCGGGTCGGGCCCCGGGTGCTGGACGCGGCCCGCGAGGTCGCGGACGCGCTGCGCTAG
- a CDS encoding S8 family serine peptidase: MWRTSTGERVTVAVIDTGVREVPELAGQLLAGKDFTDGVVGEHDEGGTTAAAAIAGTGKGAGGEESVYGLAPGAKILPLKVSDGSEAPDSLLRSITINNALAPAIRYAADSEAKVITVSVAARQGSAVVAEAVKYALSRGKLVFAAVGENASGRGEVQNPAVVPGVVGVASVGEDLAASAYSTRGPEVDLSAPGEDVLSACAEKAGTCRSSGSAVASAIAAASAALIWAEHPNWTNYQVMRVMVNTAGGPTSGAVRNDYIGYGVVRPRIALQTPGDPGPADSYPLPDFTDAPAPQSGGATGGEKAIPVAADNRHHAFVISLGVTGVGLLCLALSVPLLMADRRRVGRNLSGP; the protein is encoded by the coding sequence ATGTGGCGCACGAGTACCGGCGAAAGGGTGACCGTCGCAGTCATCGACACAGGTGTACGCGAGGTGCCTGAGCTCGCTGGGCAACTCCTCGCAGGCAAGGACTTCACGGACGGCGTCGTGGGCGAGCACGACGAAGGCGGGACCACGGCCGCCGCAGCCATTGCCGGAACCGGTAAGGGCGCCGGCGGCGAGGAAAGCGTATACGGGCTGGCGCCCGGTGCGAAGATTCTTCCGCTGAAGGTGTCGGACGGAAGCGAGGCCCCGGATTCACTGCTGCGGTCGATAACTATCAACAACGCCCTGGCACCCGCCATCCGGTATGCGGCGGACTCCGAGGCCAAGGTCATCACCGTTTCGGTAGCTGCCCGCCAGGGCAGTGCGGTCGTGGCCGAGGCCGTGAAGTACGCGCTGTCGAGAGGGAAGTTGGTTTTCGCCGCGGTCGGGGAGAACGCGAGTGGACGGGGCGAGGTGCAGAACCCCGCGGTTGTGCCGGGAGTCGTTGGTGTGGCGTCCGTCGGAGAGGATTTGGCGGCCAGCGCATACTCGACGAGAGGTCCTGAAGTGGATCTCAGCGCTCCCGGCGAGGACGTGCTCAGCGCATGTGCCGAAAAGGCTGGTACCTGTAGAAGCAGTGGCTCGGCGGTGGCCAGCGCCATCGCTGCGGCGTCGGCGGCGTTGATCTGGGCGGAGCACCCCAACTGGACCAATTACCAGGTCATGCGCGTGATGGTGAACACGGCCGGGGGCCCTACGAGCGGGGCCGTGCGCAACGACTACATCGGTTACGGAGTGGTGCGCCCCCGCATCGCCCTTCAGACGCCGGGTGATCCGGGGCCGGCTGATTCGTACCCGTTGCCTGATTTCACCGACGCGCCTGCCCCGCAGTCCGGCGGGGCCACCGGAGGTGAGAAGGCCATTCCCGTGGCAGCCGACAACCGCCACCACGCCTTCGTCATCTCCCTCGGGGTGACGGGCGTGGGTTTGCTGTGCCTCGCCCTGTCCGTCCCGTTGCTGATGGCTGACCGGCGACGAGTCGGACGAAACCTCAGCGGTCCCTGA
- a CDS encoding MFS transporter: MSVLEPRDAELSAPVDDIAAYAPSEGVLGRTYRALSVGIVSVVLLIAFEATAVGTAMPVAARELHGIPLYAFAFSAYFTTSLFAMVLSGQWADRRGPLAPLATGIGAFGAGLLVSGTAGYMWTFILGRAVQGVGGGLVIVALYVVIGRAYPERARPSIMAAFSAAWIVPSVVGPLGAGTVTENLGWRWVFVGIPVLILLPLGLALPAIRRMASGPADAVAGAQPYDRRRLRLALGISLGAGLLQYAGQELRWLSLLPAVAGTALLVPAVLGLMPRGTVRAARGLPAVILLRGISAGSFIAAESFVPLMLVTQRGLSPTMAGLSLAAGGLTWALGSYVLARPRLEPYREPLMVAGMVLVALSIAAAPAVLIEAVPVWTLAAVWGVGCFGMGVVIASTSVLLLKLSAPEEAGGNSAALQISDGLANVLLLTGGGAAFAALGGGAVGTAVHGAVGSGTAGARPGAFAAVFLPMAVVALVGVWVASRVRTSQTYR; this comes from the coding sequence ATGAGTGTCCTGGAACCGCGTGACGCCGAGCTCTCGGCCCCCGTCGACGACATCGCCGCCTACGCCCCTTCCGAGGGTGTGCTGGGGCGCACGTACCGGGCGCTCAGTGTCGGCATCGTCTCCGTGGTCCTGCTCATCGCCTTCGAGGCGACCGCCGTCGGTACGGCGATGCCGGTGGCTGCCCGGGAACTGCACGGCATCCCGCTCTACGCGTTCGCCTTCTCCGCGTACTTCACCACCAGCCTCTTCGCCATGGTGCTCTCCGGGCAGTGGGCCGACCGGCGCGGGCCGCTCGCGCCGCTCGCCACCGGTATCGGGGCGTTCGGCGCCGGGCTGCTGGTCTCCGGGACCGCGGGGTACATGTGGACGTTCATCCTGGGGCGGGCCGTCCAGGGCGTCGGCGGCGGGCTCGTGATCGTGGCCCTGTACGTGGTCATCGGGCGGGCCTATCCGGAGCGGGCCCGGCCCTCGATCATGGCGGCGTTCTCGGCGGCGTGGATCGTCCCGTCCGTCGTGGGGCCGCTCGGGGCCGGGACGGTGACCGAAAACCTCGGCTGGCGCTGGGTCTTCGTGGGGATCCCGGTGCTCATCCTCCTGCCGCTCGGTCTGGCCCTGCCCGCGATCCGCCGGATGGCCTCCGGGCCGGCCGACGCGGTGGCGGGGGCACAGCCCTACGACCGTCGGCGCCTCCGGCTGGCCCTGGGCATCTCGCTCGGTGCGGGACTGCTGCAGTACGCCGGGCAGGAGCTGCGGTGGCTGTCGCTGCTGCCGGCCGTGGCCGGTACCGCGCTCCTCGTGCCGGCCGTGCTCGGGCTGATGCCCCGGGGCACGGTGCGGGCCGCGCGGGGGCTGCCCGCGGTGATCCTGCTGCGCGGGATCTCGGCCGGGTCGTTCATCGCCGCGGAGTCGTTCGTCCCGCTGATGCTGGTGACCCAGCGCGGGCTGTCCCCGACGATGGCGGGGCTGTCGCTCGCCGCGGGCGGCCTGACGTGGGCGCTCGGCTCGTACGTCCTGGCCAGGCCGCGGCTGGAGCCGTACCGCGAACCCCTGATGGTGGCCGGCATGGTGCTGGTGGCCCTCTCGATCGCCGCCGCGCCCGCCGTGCTGATCGAGGCGGTGCCGGTGTGGACGCTGGCCGCCGTGTGGGGTGTCGGCTGCTTCGGCATGGGCGTCGTGATCGCCTCGACGAGCGTGCTGCTGCTGAAGCTGTCGGCACCGGAGGAAGCCGGCGGCAACTCCGCAGCCCTGCAGATCTCGGACGGGCTGGCCAACGTCCTGCTGCTCACCGGCGGTGGTGCGGCGTTCGCCGCGCTCGGTGGCGGCGCGGTGGGCACTGCCGTGCACGGGGCCGTGGGCAGCGGGACCGCCGGGGCCCGCCCGGGGGCCTTCGCGGCGGTGTTCCTGCCGATGGCGGTGGTGGCGCTGGTGGGGGTCTGGGTGGCGAGCCGGGTGCGGACTTCCCAGACGTACCGGTGA
- a CDS encoding xanthine dehydrogenase family protein molybdopterin-binding subunit, producing MTSDAATATSTTRTSPQPEGTGPDPELPTHGLGASLPPTDARAKTEGTFPYAADLWAEGLLWAAVLRSPHAHARILSIDPSAAAAMPGVRAVVTHQDIPGDSMYGRSVVDRPVFASDLVRHHGEAIAAVAADHPDTARLAAAAIAVEYEVLEPVTDPEKAFAAEPLHPDGNLVRHIPLRYGDPETVGEVIVEGLYRIGRQDPAPIGAEAGLAVPRPDGGVELYTASTDPHTDRNLAAACFGLDADRVKVVVTGVPGATGDREDPGFQIPLGLLALRTGCPVKLAATREESFLGHAHRHPTLLRYRHHADSEGRLVKVEAQILLDAGAYADSSSESLAAAVAFACGPYVVPHAFIEGWAVRTNNPPSGHVRGEGAMQVCAAYEGQMDKLAAKLGIDPAELRLRNALSTGDILPTSQTVTCPAPVAELLQEVRDFPLPALPKDAPEDDWLLPGGPEGAGEPGAVRRGVGYALGMVHMLGAEGTDEVSTATVRVHDGVATVICAAVETGQGFTTLARQIVQETLGIEEVHVAAVDTDQPPAGPATHGRHTWVSGGAVERAAKMVRTQLLQPLAHKFGMSTELLQIADGKITSYDGVLSTTVMEAMDGKELWATAQCRPHPTEPLDESGQGDAFVGLAFCAVRAVVDVDIELGSIRVVEMAVAQDVGRVLNPSQLATRIEAGITQGIGAALTENLRTARGLIRHPDLTGYALPTSLDTPDIRIVKLVEERDVVAPFGAKAASAVPVVTAPAAVASAVRAATGRPVNRLPIRPQAAVATPRP from the coding sequence GTGACCAGCGACGCAGCCACCGCGACCAGCACCACCCGTACGTCACCGCAGCCCGAGGGCACGGGCCCGGACCCCGAGCTGCCCACGCACGGCCTGGGAGCCTCCCTCCCGCCGACCGACGCCCGCGCCAAGACCGAGGGCACGTTCCCGTACGCGGCCGACCTCTGGGCCGAGGGGCTGCTGTGGGCCGCGGTGCTCCGTTCCCCGCACGCGCATGCCCGCATCCTGTCGATCGACCCGTCGGCCGCCGCGGCGATGCCCGGCGTCCGGGCGGTCGTCACCCACCAGGACATCCCCGGCGACAGCATGTACGGCAGGAGTGTCGTCGACCGCCCGGTCTTCGCCTCCGACCTCGTCCGCCACCACGGCGAGGCGATTGCCGCCGTCGCCGCCGACCACCCCGACACCGCCCGGCTGGCCGCCGCGGCGATCGCGGTGGAGTACGAGGTGCTCGAACCGGTCACCGACCCGGAGAAGGCCTTCGCCGCCGAACCGCTGCACCCCGACGGCAACCTCGTCCGCCACATCCCGCTGCGCTACGGCGACCCGGAGACCGTGGGCGAGGTCATCGTCGAGGGCCTGTACCGCATCGGCCGCCAGGACCCCGCCCCGATCGGCGCCGAGGCCGGCCTCGCCGTGCCCCGCCCCGACGGCGGCGTCGAGCTGTACACGGCCTCCACCGACCCGCACACCGACCGGAACCTCGCCGCCGCCTGCTTCGGCCTGGACGCCGACCGCGTCAAGGTCGTCGTGACGGGCGTTCCCGGAGCCACCGGCGACCGGGAGGACCCGGGCTTCCAGATCCCGCTCGGCCTGCTCGCCCTGCGCACCGGCTGCCCGGTCAAGCTGGCCGCCACGCGCGAGGAGTCCTTCCTCGGCCACGCACACCGCCACCCGACCCTGCTGCGCTACCGTCACCACGCGGACAGCGAGGGCAGGCTGGTCAAGGTCGAGGCCCAGATCCTCCTCGACGCGGGCGCGTACGCCGACTCCTCGTCCGAATCCCTCGCCGCCGCGGTGGCCTTCGCCTGCGGGCCCTACGTGGTCCCGCACGCCTTCATCGAGGGCTGGGCGGTCCGCACGAACAACCCGCCCTCCGGCCACGTGCGCGGAGAGGGCGCGATGCAGGTCTGCGCGGCCTACGAGGGCCAGATGGACAAGCTGGCGGCGAAACTCGGCATCGACCCGGCCGAGCTCCGCCTCCGTAACGCCCTGTCCACGGGTGACATCCTTCCCACCAGTCAGACGGTGACCTGTCCCGCTCCGGTGGCGGAACTCCTGCAGGAGGTACGCGACTTCCCGCTTCCCGCGCTCCCGAAGGACGCCCCGGAGGACGACTGGCTGCTCCCGGGCGGCCCGGAGGGCGCCGGCGAGCCCGGGGCAGTACGCCGGGGCGTCGGCTACGCGCTCGGTATGGTCCACATGCTCGGCGCCGAGGGCACGGACGAGGTCTCCACGGCCACGGTGCGGGTCCACGACGGCGTCGCCACGGTCATCTGCGCGGCCGTCGAAACCGGCCAGGGCTTCACCACGCTCGCCCGCCAGATCGTCCAGGAGACCCTGGGCATCGAAGAGGTCCACGTGGCAGCGGTGGACACCGACCAGCCCCCCGCGGGTCCCGCGACGCACGGTCGCCACACCTGGGTCTCGGGCGGTGCGGTCGAGCGCGCAGCCAAGATGGTCCGCACCCAGCTCCTCCAGCCCCTGGCCCACAAGTTCGGCATGTCCACGGAGCTCCTCCAGATCGCCGACGGCAAGATCACGTCGTACGACGGCGTACTGTCCACGACGGTCATGGAGGCCATGGACGGCAAGGAACTCTGGGCCACCGCCCAGTGCCGCCCGCACCCGACCGAACCGCTGGACGAGTCCGGCCAGGGAGACGCCTTCGTCGGCCTGGCCTTCTGCGCGGTCCGCGCGGTGGTGGACGTGGACATCGAACTCGGCTCGATCCGGGTGGTCGAGATGGCGGTCGCCCAGGACGTCGGCCGGGTCCTCAACCCTTCCCAGCTGGCGACCCGTATCGAAGCGGGCATCACCCAGGGCATCGGAGCGGCCCTCACGGAGAACCTCCGCACGGCCCGCGGCCTGATCCGCCACCCCGACCTCACGGGATACGCACTTCCGACGTCCCTGGACACCCCGGACATCCGCATCGTCAAACTGGTCGAGGAACGCGACGTGGTGGCCCCCTTCGGCGCCAAGGCCGCCTCGGCGGTACCGGTGGTGACCGCCCCCGCGGCGGTGGCGTCAGCGGTCCGCGCGGCCACGGGCCGCCCGGTCAACCGCCTCCCGATCCGGCCGCAGGCGGCGGTGGCAACACCCAGGCCCTGA
- a CDS encoding DEAD/DEAH box helicase, producing MTTTASHHLSPAFPGRAPWGTAGKLRAWQQGAMEKYVQEQPRDFLAVATPGAGKTTFALTLASWLLHHHVVQQITVVAPTEHLKKQWAEAAARIGIKLDPDYSAGPVSKEYHGVAVTYAGVGVRPMLHRNRCEQRKTLVILDEIHHAGDSKSWGEACQEAFDPATRRLALTGTPFRSDTNPIPFVAYEEGNDGIRRSSADYTYGYGSALADGVVRPVIFLSYSGNMRWRTKAGDEIAARLGEPMTKDAIGQAWRTALSPTGDWIPNVLAAADKRLTEVRKGIPDAGGLVIATDQESARAYAKILKSVTGEKPTVVLSDEKAASKNIDTFSQDGSRWMVAVRMVSEGVDVPRLAVGVYATTISTPLFFAQAVGRFVRSRRRGETASVFLPTIPMLLDFANEMEVERDHVLDKPKKGSDEENPFAEEDQLLADAEKLEDEETEEQLPFEALESDAVFDRVLYDGAEFGMQAHPGSEEEQDYLGIPGLLEPDQVQLLLQKRQSRQIAHSRQKPASEADLLEKPAEGRPVVTHKQLLGLRKQLNTMVSAYTHQSGKPHGVIHTELRRVCGGPPSAEATAGQIQDRIKKVQEWATRMR from the coding sequence GTGACTACTACCGCCTCCCACCACCTCTCACCCGCCTTTCCCGGCCGCGCCCCCTGGGGCACGGCCGGGAAGCTGCGAGCCTGGCAGCAGGGTGCCATGGAGAAGTACGTCCAGGAGCAGCCGCGCGACTTCCTCGCCGTCGCGACGCCCGGCGCGGGAAAGACCACCTTCGCGCTGACCCTCGCCTCATGGTTGCTGCACCACCACGTGGTGCAGCAGATCACCGTCGTCGCGCCGACCGAGCACCTCAAGAAGCAGTGGGCGGAAGCCGCTGCCCGCATAGGCATCAAGCTGGACCCGGACTACAGCGCCGGACCCGTGAGCAAGGAGTACCACGGGGTCGCCGTCACCTACGCGGGCGTGGGCGTGCGCCCGATGCTGCACCGCAACCGGTGCGAGCAGCGCAAGACGCTCGTGATCCTCGACGAGATCCACCACGCCGGTGACTCGAAGTCCTGGGGGGAGGCCTGTCAGGAGGCGTTCGACCCGGCGACCCGGCGCCTGGCCCTCACCGGTACGCCGTTCCGGTCGGACACCAACCCGATCCCCTTCGTGGCGTACGAGGAGGGCAACGACGGCATCCGGCGGTCCTCGGCCGACTACACGTACGGCTACGGCAGCGCTCTCGCCGACGGGGTCGTCCGCCCCGTGATCTTCCTCAGTTACAGCGGCAACATGCGCTGGCGCACCAAGGCCGGGGACGAGATCGCCGCACGCCTCGGCGAGCCGATGACCAAGGACGCCATCGGGCAGGCCTGGCGCACCGCGCTCTCGCCCACCGGCGACTGGATCCCGAATGTGCTGGCCGCCGCCGACAAGCGGCTGACCGAGGTCCGCAAGGGCATTCCGGACGCGGGCGGGCTGGTCATCGCGACGGACCAGGAGTCGGCGCGCGCGTACGCCAAGATCCTCAAGTCGGTCACCGGCGAGAAGCCGACGGTCGTCCTCTCCGACGAGAAGGCCGCGTCCAAGAACATCGACACGTTCAGCCAGGACGGATCGCGCTGGATGGTCGCGGTCAGGATGGTGTCGGAGGGCGTCGACGTGCCGCGCCTCGCGGTCGGCGTGTACGCCACCACCATCTCGACACCGCTCTTCTTCGCGCAGGCGGTCGGCCGTTTCGTACGGTCGCGGCGGCGTGGCGAGACGGCCTCGGTCTTCCTGCCGACCATTCCCATGCTGCTGGACTTCGCGAACGAGATGGAGGTCGAGCGCGACCACGTGCTCGACAAGCCCAAGAAGGGCAGCGACGAGGAGAACCCGTTCGCCGAGGAGGACCAGCTCCTCGCGGACGCGGAGAAGCTCGAGGACGAGGAGACCGAGGAGCAGCTTCCCTTCGAGGCGCTGGAGTCCGACGCGGTCTTCGACCGGGTGCTGTACGACGGTGCCGAGTTCGGCATGCAGGCGCACCCGGGGAGCGAGGAGGAGCAGGACTACCTGGGGATTCCGGGGTTGCTGGAACCCGACCAGGTGCAGTTGCTGCTCCAGAAGCGGCAGTCCCGGCAGATCGCGCACAGCCGCCAGAAGCCTGCCTCGGAGGCGGACCTGCTGGAGAAGCCGGCCGAGGGCAGGCCCGTGGTCACGCACAAGCAGCTGCTGGGGCTGCGCAAGCAGCTCAACACGATGGTGTCGGCGTACACGCACCAGAGCGGCAAGCCGCACGGGGTGATCCACACCGAGCTGCGGCGGGTGTGCGGCGGGCCGCCGAGCGCGGAGGCGACGGCCGGCCAGATCCAGGACCGGATCAAGAAGGTGCAGGAGTGGGCCACCCGGATGCGGTGA